The Vicia villosa cultivar HV-30 ecotype Madison, WI unplaced genomic scaffold, Vvil1.0 ctg.000688F_1_1_3, whole genome shotgun sequence genome contains a region encoding:
- the LOC131630512 gene encoding protein MAIN-LIKE 2-like, producing the protein MGNTHRGTKENNETFDAARFRTRSHSIVALDERIKPYLQFAGFEAINNIAESAIDHKFVMALLERWRPETHTFHLPTGECTITLEDVHMLLGLPVDGKAINCCVMKSNSLCQQALGIYLIEGDTGSRGQGVNLKNLKIYYSNFQLNDDSSEETIRIKTRFCVKKMDFTKNARSNIMMYNQLIDHLRPDDFIWRPYLERDHEPRGADAAI; encoded by the exons ATGGGAAACACCCACCGAGGAACCAAGGAAAACAATGAAACATTT GACGCTGCCCGATTCCGCACACGTAGTCACTCTATCGTCGCTCTAGATGAACGTATAAAACCATATTTACAATTTGCTGGTTTCGAGGCCATCAACAACATCGCAGAGTCAGCCATAGATCACAAATTTGTTATGGCCTTGTTAGAACGTTGGAGGCCGGAGACCCACACattccatcttccaacaggggagtgcacaATAACTCTGGAGGATGTACATATGTTGTTAGGCCTTCCAGTAGACGGTAAGGCCATTAATTGTTGTGTAATGAAATCCAATTCCCTTTGCCAGCAGGCATTGGGCATATATCTGATAGAGGGAGACACAGGTTCTAGGGGACAGGGTGTAAACCTCAAGAACTTAAAGATATATTATTCTAACTTTCAGTTGAACGACGATTCTTCCGAAGAAACGATACGCATTAAAACCAG ATTTTGCGTGAAAAAGATGGACTTCACGAAAAATGCACGGTCAAATATCATGATGTACAACCAGCTGATTGATCACTTACGACCCGATGAT tttatCTGGAGACCGTATCTAGAACGCGATCATGAACCAAGAGGTGCTGATGCAGCTATTTAG